Proteins encoded together in one Impatiens glandulifera chromosome 1, dImpGla2.1, whole genome shotgun sequence window:
- the LOC124940396 gene encoding zinc finger MYM-type protein 5-like, whose amino-acid sequence MPPTHKCESSYDKLKKKKQITELINSQRGALDKYVMKETQIPVENESDDVETMETNENDNDNVENHDNDGVVCSRDTNTSETCNYLDIFDPRRWDGIDAKMIELLVLEGPKRDLNIVNGPLDKDNRRFSSNLYTRVLPNGEKFDRNWLVYSNDLDKVFCFCCKIFRKGVGKGGLTCEGFDTWKHVNMRLKVHEAKRLNGLAFISIENELLDEIQYEELIDDFAGMSARRLALFK is encoded by the exons ATGCCTCCCACTCATAAATGTGAATCTAGTTATGACAAActtaaaaagaagaaacaaataaCAGAGTTGATAAATTCTCAAAGGGGAGCTTTGGACAAATATGTTATGAAAGAAACTCAAATTCCAGTTGAAAATGAATCTGATGATGTTGAAACTATGGAAACGAATGAGAATGACAATGATAATGTTGAGAATCATGATAATGATGGTGTTGTGTGTAGTAGAGACACAAATACTAGTGAAACTTGTAATTACCTTGACATATTTGATCCAAGAAGATGGGATGGTATTGATGCTAAAATGATTGAACTGTTAGTGTTAGAGGGTCCCAAAAGAGATTTAAACATTGTCAATGGGCCTCTTGATAAAGATAATAGAcgattttcttcaaatttgtaTACTAGAGTGTTACCAAATGGAGAGAAGTTTGATAGGAACTGGCTTGTTTACTCAAATGATCTTGATAAAGTGTTTTGTTTTTGCtgtaaaatatttagaaaaggGGTGGGTAAGGGTGGATTAACATGTGAAGGCTTTGACACTTGGAAACATGTTAATATGAGACTTAAAGTTCATGAGGCGA AAAGGCTTAATGGATTGGCATTTATAAGTATTGAAAATGAGCTATTGGATGAAATACAATATGAAGagttgattgatgattttgcTGGAATGAGTGCTAGAAGACTAgctcttttcaaataa